A portion of the Lolium rigidum isolate FL_2022 chromosome 1, APGP_CSIRO_Lrig_0.1, whole genome shotgun sequence genome contains these proteins:
- the LOC124683030 gene encoding 11 kDa late embryogenesis abundant protein-like — MDSGKEAAANVGASARAGMEKTRAAVQGQVDKAAAYTTGHKEAAEINKEAAKVKMQQRVHAAEEEKQRAMRENAAAKEHGSGAGKEEEDRHDGHRPESGHGGE, encoded by the coding sequence ATGGATTCaggcaaggaggcggcggcgaacgTGGGCGCGTCGGCGCGCGCCGGCATGGAGAAGACGAGGGCCGCCGTGCAGGGGCAGGTGGACAAGGCCGCGGCGTACACGACGGGGCACAAGGAGGCGGCCGAGATAAACAAGGAGGCGGCCAAGGTGAAGATGCAGCAGAGGGTGcacgccgccgaggaggagaagCAGCGCGCCATGCGCGAGAACGCCGCCGCCAAGGAGCACGGCAGCGGCgccgggaaggaggaggaggatcgcCACGACGGCCACCGCCCAGAGAGCGGCCACGGTGGGGAGTGA
- the LOC124688928 gene encoding autophagy-related protein 8C — protein sequence MARSSFKLEHPLERRQAEANRIREKYPDRIPVIVEKAEKSDIPDIDKKKYLVPADLTVGQFVYVVRKRIKLSAEKAIFIFVKDTLPPTAALMSAIYEENKDDDGFLYMTYSGENTFGLF from the exons ATGGCGAGGAGTTCGTTCAAGCTGGAGCACCCGCTCG AGAGGAGGCAGGCTGAGGCCAACCGCATCAGGGAGAAGTATCCTGATAGAATTCCT GTCATTGTTGAGAAGGCCGAGAAGAGCGACATCCCAGACATTGACAAGAAAAA GTACCTTGTTCCTGCTGATCTCACTGTTGGACAGTTTGTGTATGTCGTAAGGAAGCGGATCAAGCTCAGTGCTGAGAAGGCGATCTTCATCTTTGTAAAGGACACCCTCCCACCGACAG CTGCTCTGATGTCTGCAATCTATGAGGAGAACAAGGATGATGACGGCTTCCTCTACATGACATACAGTGGCGAGAACACCTTTGGGCTGTTCTAA
- the LOC124688918 gene encoding autophagy-related protein 8C, with amino-acid sequence MARSSFKLEHPLERRQAEANRIREKYPDRIPVIVEKAEKSDIPDIDKKKYLVPADLTVGQFVYVVRKRIKLSAEKAIFIFVKDTLPPTAALMSAIYEENKDDDGFLYMTYSGENTFGLF; translated from the exons ATGGCGAGGAGTTCGTTCAAGCTGGAGCACCCGCTCG AGAGGAGGCAGGCTGAGGCCAACCGCATCAGGGAGAAGTATCCTGATAGAATTCCT GTCATTGTTGAGAAGGCCGAGAAGAGCGACATCCCAGACATTGACAAGAAAAA GTACCTTGTTCCTGCTGACCTCACTGTTGGACAGTTTGTGTATGTCGTAAGGAAGCGGATCAAGCTCAGTGCTGAGAAGGCGATCTTCATCTTTGTAAAGGACACCCTCCCACCGACAG CTGCTCTGATGTCTGCAATCTATGAGGAGAACAAGGATGATGATGGCTTCCTCTACATGACATACAGTGGCGAGAACACCTTTGGGCTGTTCTGA
- the LOC124683028 gene encoding UDP-glucose 6-dehydrogenase 5-like, with amino-acid sequence MVKSCCIGAGYVGGPTMAVIAIKCPSIEVVVVDISKPRIDAWNSDTLPIYEPGLDDVVKACRGKNLFFTTDVEKHVAEADIIFVSVNTPTKTRGLGAGKAADLTYWESAARMIADVSKSDKIVAEKSTVPVKTAEAIASGVRCASSHP; translated from the coding sequence ATGGTGAAGAGTTGCTGCATCGGAGCTGGCTACGTCGGTGGCCCAACAATGGCTGTCATTGCCATCAAGTGCCCATCAATTGAGGTTGTTGTCGTCGATATCTCCAAGCCTCGCATTGACGCCTGGAACAGTGACACACTCCCGATCTACGAGCCTGGCCTCGATGATGTTGTCAAGGCCTGCAGgggcaagaacctcttcttcacCACCGATGTCGAGAAGCACGTTGCCGAGGCCGACATCATCTTCGTCTCGGTGAACACTCCCACCAAGACCCGTGGTCTTGGAGCCGGCAAGGCTGCGGACCTCACCTACTGGGAAAGTGCTGCCCGTATGATCGCCGATGTCTCCAAGTCTGACAAGATCGTTGCCGAGAAGTCCACCGTCCCTGTGAAGACCGCAGAGGCCATTGCTTCTGGTGTTCGTTGCGCATCCTCTCACCCCTGA
- the LOC124688909 gene encoding exocyst complex component SEC15A-like yields the protein MTAQTKKRGVGESGNGGIGTALAGFVSNNEDLGPIVRHAFESGKPEALFHNLRGIAKRKEVEIEELCRLHYEEFILAVDELRGVLVDADGLKAALSGENLRLQEVASALLLKLDELLELYAANKNLGEALATLKICLQITSLCQVCNRDIAGGKFHTALKTLELIEKDYLQNIPLKPLKNVVQKQIPMMKLYIEKKVSGEFNEWLVYIRKFAMEIGQASIRQASLDRQKDEGMRARQREAEECSRVGFDEHAYALDVEYIDEESTLEFDLTPVYRAYNIHICLGLGEKFREYYCSNRLMQLNLDMQISTAQPFLESHQHFLAQVAGFFIVEDRVLRTAEGLLSESQVETMWEASISKVTTILEEQFTRMDAANHHLLVKDYVSLLAATMKKYGYQATSLFEVLEKNRGRYHELLVSDCRKQIQAVFAKDSYERMVIKKENEYNMNVTALQLEPIQVVPDLPYVAPFSSSVPGVCRIVRSFIEDLVSYLSYGVMMNSYDVVKRYLDKLLIEVLNDGLLKSIHSGSLEIAQLVQIAGNIATLERSCDTFLMHAAQLCGLPKRLLEKPHSGLTARAVLKASQNAAFNGLITLANSKIDEFMLLLTSINWTAEEAPEHANDYMNEVLIYLDMVVSTAQPVLPREILFKVVSGALSHISDSIITVILSDRVKRFSVNAVAGIDIDLRLLEEFAEDRFHSTGLSDLRKQTSFKDCLVEIRQLTNLLLSNQPESFMNSAIREKNYGSLDQKKVAIICDKFRDAPDSLFGSLSSRNMVQNARKKSLDVLKRRLKDFS from the coding sequence ATGACAGCACAGACCAAGAAGAGGGGTGTCGGGGAGAGTGGAAATGGTGGAATTGGTACGGCCCTCGCTGGCTTCGTATCAAACAATGAGGATTTGGGCCCCATTGTGCGGCATGCTTTCGAGTCTGGGAAGCCAGAGGCTCTCTTCCACAACCTCAGGGGTATCGCGAAGAGAAAGGAGGTTGAGATTGAGGAACTTTGTAGGCTTCACTACGAGGAATTCATCCTCGCGGTTGATGAGCTGCGTGGGGTGTTAGTCGATGCTGATGGGCTCAAGGCTGCTCTGTCGGGAGAGAATCTCCGCTTGCAGGAGGTTGCTAGCGCCTTACTGCTGAAGCTCGATGAGCTTCTCGAGTTGTATGCCGCGAATAAAAATCTTGGGGAAGCGCTGGCGACATTGAAAATATGTCTGCAGATCACCAGTCTCTGTCAGGTGTGCAACAGGGACATTGCTGGGGGCAAGTTTCACACTGCATTGAAGACTTTGGAGCTGATTGAGAAGGACTACCTACAAAATATTCCTCTGAAGCCTCTTAAAAACGTTGTTCAGAAACAAATACCAATGATGAAACTGTACATCGAGAAGAAAGTTTCAGGTGAGTTTAATGAGTGGCTTGTGTATATAAGAAAGTTCGCAATGGAGATTGGACAGGCCTCGatacgccaagcttctttggatcgTCAGAAAGATGAGGGAATGCGTGCCCGGCAGAGGGAAGCAGAAGAGTGTAGTCGTGTCGGGTTTGATGAGCATGCTTATGCCTTGGATGTGGAGTACATAGATGAGGAATCAACACTAGAGTTTGATCTTACACCAGTATATCGAGCATACAACATTCACATATGCCTTGGCCTTGGGGAGAAGTTTCGAGAATATTACTGCAGTAACAGGCTCATGCAGCTTAACTTggacatgcaaatttctacagcaCAACCTTTCCTCGAGTCCCACCAGCACTTCCTTGCTCAGGTAGCTGGGTTTTTTATTGTTGAAGACCGTGTTCTTCGAACTGCAGAGGGACTTCTATCTGAGAGCCAGGTTGAGACAATGTGGGAAGCATCTATTTCTAAGGTCACAACTATTTTAGAGGAACAGTTCACTCGCATGGATGCTGCTAACCACCACCTCCTTGTAAAAGATTATGTCTCTCTTCTGGCTGCAACCATGAAGAAGTATGGATATCAAGCCACATCTTTGTTTGAAGTTCTTGAAAAAAATAGGGGCAGATATCATGAGCTGCTTGTTTCTGATTGTCGGAAGCAGATACAAGCTGTCTTTGCTAAGGACTCGTATGAAAGGATGGTTATAAAGAAGGAAAATGAGTACAACATGAATGTCACAGCATTACAACTTGAGCCCATTCAGGTAGTCCCTGATTTGCCATATGTTGCTCCATTTTCCTCTTCAGTTCCTGGTGTTTGCCGTATTGTGCGTTCTTTTATTGAGGATTTGGTAAGCTACTTGTCGTATGGTGTAATGATGAACTCCTATGATGTGGTCAAAAGATACCTAGATAAACTTTTAATTGAGGTACTAAATGATGGTCTCCTGAAATCAATACATAGTGGTAGTTTGGAGATTGCACAGCTGGTACAGATTGCCGGAAATATTGCTACTCTTGAGCGGTCATGTGATACATTCCTCATGCATGCTGCCCAGCTTTGTGGTCTTCCTAAGCGGCTTCTTGAGAAGCCTCATTCTGGTTTGACTGCTAGAGCTGTCCTCAAAGCCTCCCAAAATGCAGCGTTCAATGGATTAATAACCTTGGCTAATTCCAAGATCGATGAATTTATGTTGCTGTTGACCAGCATCAATTGGACAGCAGAGGAAGCTCCAGAACATGCAAATGACTACATGAATGAAGTCCTCATCTACCTTGACATGGTAGTATCGACTGCACAACCGGTTTTGCCGAGGGAGATCCTCTTCAAGGTCGTTTCTGGTGCACTCAGCCACATCTCGGACTCTATAATAACAGTAATTCTCAGTGACAGGGTGAAAAGGTTCAGTGTCAATGCTGTTGCAGGTATTGACATTGACCTGAGGTTGTTAGAAGAGTTTGCAGAAGACAGATTTCACAGCACTGGGTTGTCGGACCTTAGAAAGCAAACAAGTTTCAAAGATTGCCTAGTCGAAATTAGGCAGCTGACCAATCTTTTGCTCAGCAACCAGCCCGAGAGCTTCATGAATTCTGCAATCAGAGAGAAGAATTATGGGTCCTTGGACCAGAAGAAGGTAGCCATCATCTGTGACAAGTTCAGGGATGCTCCAGACAGTTTGTTTGGGAGCCTTTCAAGTAGAAACATGGTGCAGAATGCTCGAAAGAAGTCCTTGGATGTGTTAAAGAGAAGGCTGAAAGATTTTAGCTGA